The following are encoded together in the Culex pipiens pallens isolate TS chromosome 1, TS_CPP_V2, whole genome shotgun sequence genome:
- the LOC120414191 gene encoding ER membrane protein complex subunit 8/9 homolog — translation MSDVNFSARAYCKIMLHAAKYPHLAVNGLLLGAKGSDQKVVDVVPLFHQCLHVTPMAEIALIQVEAKAAQQGLHILGYYAAAENFYDNHLEKAPGARLADKIAENVSGSAVFAVVDNRALSINMSYAALKVWQSKESRWAKARCVVEDAKNTFDAVSNLLQRGAMRELVDFDNYLDNTENDWNNEHFNRDLPQLLAMY, via the exons ATGTCCGACGTAAACTTCTCCGCCCGTGCCTACTGCAAGATCATGCTGCACGCGGCCAAATATCCGCACCTGGCCGTCAATGGGCTGCTGCTGGGTGCCAAGGGAAGCGACCAGAAGGTGGTCGATGTGGTTCCGCTGTTCCACCAGTGTCTGCATGTGACGCCGATGGCCGAGATCGCGCTGATCCAGGTGGAGGCCAAGGCCGCCCAGCAGGGCCTGCACATTCTGGGCTACTACGCGGCCGCGGAGAACTTCTACGACAACCACCTGGAGAAGGCGCCCGGGGCGCGGCTGGCGGACAAAATTGCCGAGAACGTGAGCGGGTCGGCGGTGTTTGCCGTG GTCGACAACCGGGCCCTCTCGATCAACATGAGCTACGCGGCGCTCAAGGTGTGGCAGAGCAAGGAGTCGCGCTGGGCGAAGGCCCGCTGCGTGGTGGAGGACGCCAAGAACACGTTCGACGCGGTCAGCAATCTGCTGCAGCGGGGCGCTATGCGAGAGCTGGTCGACTTTGACAACTATCTGGACAACACGGAGAACGACTGGAACAACGAGCACTTTAACCGCGATCTGCCCCAGCTGCTGGCGATGTATTGA